The following coding sequences are from one Triticum aestivum cultivar Chinese Spring chromosome 5A, IWGSC CS RefSeq v2.1, whole genome shotgun sequence window:
- the LOC123104330 gene encoding multiple organellar RNA editing factor 8, chloroplastic/mitochondrial translates to MASASRALLLSRASPLHAAASRFLRPVAAAGSLLPAALVPSPAAAPWAAARRFATQPANSSLRDSSPNWSNRPPKETILLDGCDFEHWLVVMEPPPGDGANPDVTRDEIIDGYIKTLAQVVGSEDEARMKIYSVSTRHYFAFGALVSEELSYKLKELPKVRWVLPDSYLDVRNKDYGGEPFIDGQAVPYDPKYHEEWVRNNARANERSRRNDRPRNFDRSRNFERRRENTQAYQSGPPNQMPPHDAAPPSRGAQGPPPPSGAPPNYQPHAPNPQAGYAAGGGPNYPNAPPPPGYRGAPAPGYQAGNQGYQGNPGGNMHNGPGPAYHSNNPGYQGGAPGGNPPPPFAGGNQPPPYHGGGPSYGGGAPDYQGQPGGNPGYQGGGNYSNAAPPPYEGRDGPGRNYQ, encoded by the exons ATGGCGTCGGCGTCGCGCGCGCTCCTCCTCTCCAGGGCCTCGcccctccacgccgccgcctcccgcttCCTCCGCCcggtcgcggccgcggggagcctCCTCCCGGCGGCGCTGGTCCCGTCCCCCGCCGCGGCGccctgggcggcggcgaggcgattCGCGACGCAGCCCGCGAACTCGTCGCTGCGGGACTCGTCCCCGAACTGGAGCAACCGCCCGCCCAAGGAGACGATCCTCCTCGACGGCTGCGACTTCGAGCACTGGCTCGTCGTCATGGAGCCGCCCCCAGGCGACGGCGCCAACCCCGACGTCACCCGCGACGAGATCATCGACGGGTACATCAAGACCCTCGCCCAGGTCGTCGGAAG TGAAGACGAAGCAAGGATGAAGATCTACTCTGTGTCAACTAGGCATTATTTTGCTTTTGGTGCCCTAGTATCTGAGGAACTCTCCTACAAACTCAAAG AGTTGCCTAAAGTCCGTTGGGTTCTTCCTGATTCATACCTGGACGTCAGAAATAAGGACTATGGAG GAGAACCATTTATAGATGGACAAGCTGTTCCTTACGACCCCAAATACCATGAGGAGTGGGTGAGAAACAATGCCCGTGCCAATGAAAGATCCCGGCGCAATGACAGGCCTCGCAACTTTGACAGGTCGAGGAACTTTGAAAGGAGAAGGGAGAACACACAGGCCTACCAGAGTGGGCCTCCAAACCAAATGCCACCCCATGATGCTGCTCCTCCAAGTCGTGGTGCACAGGGCCCGCCACCGCCTTCAGGTGCTCCACCAAATTACCAGCCCCATGCACCAAACCCACAGGCAGGCTATGCTGCAGGAGGTGGACCAAACTATCCAAATGCACCACCACCCCCTGGATACCGAGGTGCCCCAGCCCCTGGCTACCAAGCTGGTAACCAAGGTTACCAGGGTAATCCTGGTGGCAACATGCACAATGGACCAGGCCCAGCCTACCATAGCAACAACCCTGGATACCAGGGTGGAGCGCCAGGAGGCAACCCGCCGCCACCTTTCGCAGGTGGCAACCAGCCTCCTCCCTACCATGGCGGTggtcctagctatggtggtggTGCACCAGACTACCAGGGCCAACCAGGTGGTAACCCAGGCTACCAAGGTGGCGGTAACTACAGcaacgccgcccctcctccctatGAGGGCAGGGACGGGCCAGGGAGGAACTACCAGTAG